One Octopus sinensis unplaced genomic scaffold, ASM634580v1 Contig11059, whole genome shotgun sequence DNA segment encodes these proteins:
- the LOC115228840 gene encoding uncharacterized protein LOC115228840 produces the protein MARSIDYCQNHKKFFLCKSCLDLSLESEIDPCSVEEVNQEDYNIGRFSKKELLKINEHRNSRVERKDQIQHSEQSQIVENEQSYLLKVQMTMFVQLVVQLFMVSTNTPDYNTDIMASECRYILAYTVISLFIFEHKLKTTHPSNFSSHGISKLSNFKELKHYRFSVISQKYSGVDFDILSHTSDHFGTLDGASFIGASPN, from the exons ATGGCGCGATCTATTGATTACTGTCAAAACCACAAAAAGTTTTTCTTATGTAAAAGTTGTTTAGATTTATCCCTCGAAAGCGAAATTGATCCCTGTTCGGTGGAAGAAGTGAATCAAGAAGACTACAACATTGGACGTTTTTCCA aaaaagaacTTCTCAAAATAAACGAGCACCGAAATTCACGTGTTGAAAGAAAAGATCAAATTCAACACTCAGAGCAAAGCCAAATTGTTGAAAATGAGCAATCGTATCTTCTTAAGGTGCAAATGACAATG TTTGTTCAATTAGTTGTCCAATTATTCATGGTTAGCACAAACACTCCCGATTACAACACAGACATAATGGCTTCTGAATGCCGTTATATTCTG GCATATACTGTCATTTCGTTGTTTATTTTTGAACATAAACTGAAAACTACTCATCCTAGCAATTTCTCTAGTCATGGAATTTCTAAGTTGTCTAATTTTAAAGAATTGAAACATTACAGGTTTTCGGTAATCT CTCAAAAATATTCAGGAgttgattttgatattttgagTCATACTTCAGACCATTTTGGCACCCTTGATGGGGCTAGTTTCATTGGTGCGAGCCCAAATTAA